One genomic segment of Brevibacillus laterosporus LMG 15441 includes these proteins:
- a CDS encoding DUF3243 domain-containing protein → MSVLDNFSDWKGFLSERVQQATQAGMNSDTIQNVAFQIGGYLADQVDPKNEQERLLKQLWDAGDDEQRRALASVMVKLVSDGKME, encoded by the coding sequence ATGTCAGTACTTGATAACTTTAGTGATTGGAAAGGTTTTTTATCTGAACGTGTCCAACAAGCTACACAAGCTGGTATGAACTCCGATACCATTCAAAATGTAGCATTTCAAATCGGTGGATACCTTGCTGATCAGGTTGATCCGAAAAACGAACAAGAACGTTTACTTAAACAACTATGGGATGCTGGTGATGACGAGCAACGTCGCGCCCTAGCTAGTGTCATGGTTAAGCTTGTAAGCGATGGTAAAATGGAATAG
- the ymfI gene encoding elongation factor P 5-aminopentanone reductase has protein sequence MEDKQAWALVTGASGEIGQAIARKLADESIPLYLHYNTQKDKINTLLAYCESKNVPAIALQADLSQPDAVAAMFSQMPVKPLYIVNNASIDHVGLLSDVTPELFDQLVRVNIGSCFFVSQQGLPAMLQARFGRIVTISSIWGEIGASCEVLYSMTKGAILSFTKALAKEVARNHITVNAVSPGAILGGMMDRFTLEEREAVSEEIPMGRLGRPEEIAAAVSFLFQKEAGYITGQTISVNGGWHT, from the coding sequence ATGGAAGACAAGCAAGCATGGGCATTGGTTACGGGAGCTTCCGGTGAGATTGGGCAAGCTATTGCCCGGAAGCTGGCAGACGAATCAATCCCCCTATATCTTCATTACAACACACAGAAAGATAAAATAAACACATTGTTAGCGTATTGTGAAAGCAAAAATGTGCCAGCGATTGCGCTACAGGCTGACTTATCTCAACCTGATGCAGTCGCGGCTATGTTTAGTCAAATGCCAGTGAAGCCATTGTATATCGTTAATAATGCTTCGATTGATCATGTAGGTCTCTTGAGCGACGTGACCCCAGAATTATTTGATCAATTGGTTCGAGTTAACATAGGCTCTTGTTTTTTTGTATCGCAGCAAGGACTTCCAGCAATGCTACAGGCTAGATTTGGGCGAATTGTTACCATCTCCTCGATATGGGGAGAGATAGGTGCATCGTGTGAGGTTTTATATTCCATGACAAAAGGTGCTATTCTTAGTTTTACAAAAGCATTGGCTAAAGAAGTGGCACGTAACCACATTACAGTTAATGCGGTCTCGCCAGGTGCAATTTTAGGTGGAATGATGGATCGGTTTACTTTGGAAGAAAGAGAGGCTGTATCCGAAGAAATTCCAATGGGACGACTTGGACGACCAGAAGAGATAGCCGCAGCAGTTTCCTTCTTATTCCAAAAGGAGGCTGGGTATATTACTGGTCAAACCATTTCGGTTAATGGTGGCTGGCATACCTAG